Part of the Thermococcus sp. 18S1 genome, GTAAACACTTCAACACCTATGTAATTATGATATTCCTTTCAATTCTCCTAGAGTCTTATTGCAACATGCGCATTCGTTGCGGCGTAGAACACGATCTTCGTCCTTTCAATTCTCCTAGAGTCTTATTGCAACTCGGTTGGTGATGAGCATGCTGTTAAAATGTCAGCACTGCTTTCAATTCTCCTAGAGTCTTATTGCAACATCATTTCCGAAAACCCTACCGCGTCCGATAACACCGCCACTTTCAATTCTCCTAGAGTCTTATTGCAACTCTTGCTAACGCCGTAGACTGCTGCTCCGAACAGCGCTTTCAATTCTCCTAGAGTCTTATTGCAACTTGAAGCAGGGGGCGCTGATAACTAAAAACATGTTTGCTTTCAATTCTCCTAGAGTCTTATTGCAACTCTCCAACCCCCCTTTCAATCTTCCCAGGGCCCGCCCTTTCAATTCTCCTAGAGTCTTATTGCAACTTTTCAGCTCTTTAAACTCTCTCGAAGCTTGCTTATTCCTTTCAATTCTCCTAGAGTCTTATTGCAACCAGTATAAAAGAACTCCGACCAGATGTATGCCGACTTGCTTTCAATTCTCCTAGAGTCTTATTGCAACCCGGCATCCCGGTCGCGGGCTACATCGCCCTGAAGCCTTTCAATTCTCCTAGAGTCTTATTGCAACGTTTATGAGTTGGAGCTTAATCCTCCTGTAGGGGGGGGCTTTCAATTCTCCTAGAGTCTTATTGCAACAAAGCAAATAAGGAGCGTGAAACCCCTGCATGTTCTCCTTTCAATTCTCCTAGAGTCTTATTGCAACGCGGGATAAGGCTGTGCCGGATGATTGGGTGACTACCACCTTTCAATTCTCCTAGAGTCTTATTGCAACTTCAGGTTCGAGTCCCCACCGCTCCCAGTCGAAGTTCTTTCAATTCTCCTAGAGTCTTATTGCAACGGTTCCTCCCGCTCCCCTACGATACTGCCGTCACGCCTTTCAATTCTCCTAGAGTCTTATTGCAACAGGGTAAGGAAGGCGGCAAACTGTTCCATGAAACCCCTTTCAATTCTCCTAGAGTCTTATTGCAACGGGTACCCCGTGGTAAGGCTCACCCGCCCCTTCAACAGCTTTCAATTCTCCTAGAGTCTTATTGCAACTACCTTATGACTGCTATCAGCTCTGTGATAACCATGGCTTTCAATTCTCCTAGAGTCTTATTGCAACCTCGATGAACGCGACGATATTCACGTCAATATCAACCTTTCAATTCTCCTAGAGTCTTATTGCAACGCGCCTCGGTGACAGCGATGAGGTCACCATAAGGCTCTTTCAATTCTCCTAGAGTCTTATTGCAACCATACTGTGGTAGCGACGATCTGAAATTTTTAATCTTCTTTCAATTCTCCTAGAGTCTTATTGCAACGCGGGCTTTCGGGGGCCGGGAACTCCAGAACGGGCTTTCTTTCAATTCTCCTAGAGTCTTATTGCAACCTACACCGTCACTTTTGATGTCAACCGCAACGACAACCTTTCAATTCTCCTAGAGTCTTATTGCAACCCCGGGTCTTTCATCACGCTCGGGGGGGCGCGGAAAACTTTCAATTCTCCTAGAGTCTTATTGCAACCAACGCTCCTCCATGCATCCATGCGCACCTTCCAGCTTTCAATTCTCCTAGAGTCTTATTGCAACGATAGTCTTCATAGAACTGCCTTACCTCCTTCCCACAGCTTTCAATTCTCCTAGAGTCTTATTGCAACCCGCTGACGCTTGTGCTCTCCTCGACCGTCGAGGGGAACTTTCAATTCTCCTAGAGTCTTATTGCAACATGAGCCGGCTCAAGATCCTCGAGGATAGCAGGGGTTACCTTTCAATTCTCCTAGAGTCTTATTGCAACATACTTCTTGAACTCCTCACTCATGCTCTCACCTCCCTTTCAATTCTCCTAGAGTCTTATTGCAACAAGCTGCGCGTCTGAGAAAAGTACTTGACCCCTCAAGCTCCCGCTTTCAATTCTCCTAGAGTCTTATTGCAACCCGGAACCCAGAACTCTGTGAGAAATCCTCGCTCCCCGCTTTCAATTCTCCTAGAGTCTTATTGCAACAAGCTGCGCGTCTGAGAAAAGTACTTGACCCCTCAAGCTCCCGCTTTCAATTCTCCTAGAGTCTTATTGCAACCCGGAACCCAGAACTCTGTGAGAAATCCTCGCTCCCCGCTTTCAATTCTCCTAGAGTCTTATTGCAACTGGGAACGGACGAAACGGTATTCGCGGTGGTAAAAACTTTCAATTCTCCTAGAGTCTTATTGCAACGTAACCGTAGCGATAAGCGTGTCATTTATCCTTGTGCTTTCAATTCTCCTAGAGTCTTATTGCAACGCTTTGCATATCTTCGTAAATGAACCATTTTGCAGTCTTTCAATTCTCCTAGAGTCTTATTGCAACTATCAACTCTTAGTCGCTCCAACCACGCCGGAACGTCTTTCAATTCTCCTAGAGTCTTATTGCAACCCATGAAGTTGTCCGCTATCGTTGCCGCTAAAATGCTTTCAATTCTCCTAGAGTCTTATTGCAACTCTTTCCGCTCGTACTTCTTCTTGTCCTTCTTTTTAGCCTTTCAATTCTCCTAGAGTCTTATTGCAACACGCTGGGGAAACGTACACCACTCCCGTAAAGACTGTCTTTCAATTCTCCTAGAGTCTTATTGCAACAAATGTATGTGGTTGCGACCCCCTCTGTTGGGTGGTATCTTTCAATTCTCCTAGAGTCTTATTGCAACTCGCTGCCCAGGCCGAGGGCCTTGTTCAGCGCATAGAGCCCTTTCAATTCTCCTAGAGTCTTATTGCAACTCCGTCGTGTCCACCCATTCATCCCAACCCACGTTAGCCTTTCAATTCTCCTAGAGTCTTATTGCAACCGAACACGCCGCGACCGCCTCAGCCGACCGTCTTTGCTTTCAATTCTCCTAGAGTCTTATTGCAACACGCTAGAGTATATTGAGGGTGGCGATACGCTATACATCTTTCAATTCTCCTAGAGTCTTATTGCAACCACGATGGTGGAGTGCAGAGTTACCGATGAGGTATTCTTTCAATTCTCCTAGAGTCTTATTGCAACTCAAAGTGCAACCCTAACTGGTCTCTGTTGGCCGAATCCTTTCAATTCTCCTAGAGTCTTATTGCAACTGAAGCCGGTCTTCAGGTCTATCGCGGCCCCGGTCTGGCTTTCAATTCTCCTAGAGTCTTATTGCAACCTCAAATTCTAACCATTTGTTAGAGGTATCGATATCCTTTCAATTCTCCTAGAGTCTTATTGCAACGACCAGAGGCGGCGGTTCCAGACGAGTATTTAATCCACCTTTCAATTCTCCTAGAGTCTTATTGCAACAGGGCGGCTTTTACTTTCTTTTGCCCTGTAAAGAAATAAAACGCGTTTATTTTTATAAGCCTTTCTTTGGAGGGGTTTTTGGGAAACCCGTTGGAACCATCAATTCGGGCTTTCTCCCCCGAGATCCGAGGCCTTTGGGGAAAGATTCGGGCACGTTCGTATGGGTCGCGCTCATTCACTGTGGGTTCCCGCGCCTTTTTCTCGCTCTATTTGTCCAAATCTGGACTTATACTCCTTCAATAGGCCAAGCAACTCATTTCCCTGGAGTGTGGCCTATTTCTGGTCCCACCATGCCGTTTCTGCCGTTTCTGAAAAAAATTTCGTTACATTGGAAGAAAATTTAATAACGGGATGTGATATAATAACATTGGGTTATTTAAGACTTCCCCTGCGCTAATCGGGCTTAATTTTTGAATACCTGCCCCGAACGTCCGTTTTTGGCGAATTTTGAGTATTTGAATGTGATACCACACTATCACAACCCCTAAAAGCTCCGGTTCTCTAATCTCTGTGGTGGTGCCATGTACGTGGTTATCGTCTACGACGTGGCCGTCGGGAGAGTGAACAGGGTCAAGAAGTTCCTGCGCCAGCACCTTCACTGGGTTCAGAACAGCGTCTTCGAGGGGGAGGTGACCAGAGCGGAGTTCGAGAGGATAAAGGCCACCCTCCTGGAGATTATAGACGAGGACGAAGATTCAATCGTTATATACAAACTCCGCTCCATGCCGGCCAGGGAAGTGATGGGGGTGGAAAAGAACCCGATGGAGGACGTCATCTAGACTCCACGGCATCGCAGATTGGCTTAAAGAGGCACTCCTCGCATTCGCCCTTCCAGCGCGGCTTTATCCACTTTGGAAACCCGCCTGCTTCGAGTTGCTTCACACCGTTAATGACGATTCTGGCCCGTCCCAGCATCTTTTGGAACTGGTCTTTGTCTCTTTTGACTTCAAACGGCTTGAAGTTCATCCCGTTCTTGTCAAAGACGTAGATGTAGCCCCTTTCCTTTTCCATCATGTTGAGGTACGTGTTGAGCTGCTCAACGGCGAGTTTGGGAGGCTCTTTCATCTCTTCGGGGCCCTTTGGACTCTCATCGTCTCCCGCAGTAAATCCTCTGAACTTGAATTCCAGAAGGTAGTCCCCCTTAACGGCATCTACCCGTCCTACGAGCTTCCAGCCTTCATCCAAGGGATATTCAACCGGCACTTCGAACTCTATGTCGTCCCCGCTCACGGCGTTTCCCAGCCATTCGTGCAGGATACTGCCGACGAGCATCTCCCCGGTTCTTTCGTATCTGAATGTTCCTAGATACACCGAGAGCGCCGCCTTTCGAAGACAGAAACTCAGGGAGGTTACCCATATCTTCCTCTCCGGTGTCTTTCCGGCTATCGCGTTCCGGATTCTCTCGTTGAACTCCTCAATTTCCCCCGGGTAGTTCATGTTACCACCTCAGAACCACGCCACCAGCGGCTCGTATCGGCCGCTTCCAACGAAATGGCGCATGAGCTTGTAAGCTTCGAGCCTTATCAACCTCTGCTTCGTGACGTTCGTTTTAAGGTTTGGGTGCCTCACACTCCGCCGCATCTCCTCGTTGTAGGCCTCCACCACTTTCTTTGTCCCCTCCTTCGTGAGCAGAACCCCGTTGAGGTCGTCCCTGAAGTGCTCCTTCTTGATAATTCCCTGCTTCACGAGCCTGTTGGCTACCCTGTCGGCTATAATCGGTTTGAATATCTCGCTCAGGTCGAGGGCTAGTGAAAAGCGCCTTTCGCCCGGCTCGTGAAGGTAGCTGACGGTGGGAACGAGCTGGGTGTTGTACAGCTCGCTCACGATCGTCGCGTAGAGTCTCGAATTCAGAAAGCTTATCAGGGCGTTCATCTCGTTCTCCGGCGGTCTGCGCGTGCGTTTGACTATCTTGAAGCCCTCTGGAAGGTGCTCGTCCCAGCGGGCGTAGTACTCCTGCCTTATCCGGGCCTCGACGTTCATGACCTCTGTTATTTTGCGGGCATCCTCGAGCTCCCTAAACAGCTCCCCCAACATATCGGAAAAGCCATCGGCGACCTTCCAGCGCTTCAGGTTTTTCTCCATGTTGAGGGCCGAGCCCTTGACAAAGAGCCTCGCCAGCTCAAGACGCTTTTCCGGGTCGAGATAGTGCTCGGCCTGCCTGATGACGAGGTCCCCGGAGTGGAGCTTCTCCTTGGGATAAAAGCTCCCGTCGTAGTAGCCGTAGTGGTTGAAGAAGTGCACCGCTACACCCTTCTGGGCGAGGAAGTGGAGCGCCTGGGAGGTTATGTTCACGTGGCCGTAGATGTAGATGTCGTAGACTTCTTCTATGGGTAGAGGGAGTTTTCCTTTCCTGTTTTCCAAGTATAGTGTGCCTTCTCTCTTCCTCAGCGTCCCGTCCGAAAGAACTGTCTTGGAATGTTTCCTCATATCATCACCTCACACCCAACAAAGCTCGTAGTAGGCGCATTTTTTGCATATTGGTTTGAGCTCTGCTCTTGGTGGAAAAGGGAGTTTCTTTATCCTCTGCACCTGATTCATGGCATTCTCGATTTCATTTTCGTGCCCATTAAGCTTTACTTCTATGACCTCATTTAAGTCAGGGTAATGAAGAAATCCTTTTGCCTCTATCCCATGGCTCCTTAGGTAATACAGCACATACAACAGCTGCATTCGATGGGCTTTTTCCAGGGTCTTACTCTTTTTAACCTCATGAACCTCTAAAATGTCCCCATTACGGACGAAGTCTATCTTAATACCTCCAATCCAGACTTCTTTCTCTTCACGTCCATAGCGTCGTTCATGGATGAACTTGCCCATATCAACAAGTTCGCTTTCGTGCTCCATCGTTATCCCGTGGGAGAAATACCAGAGTTTGGTTGGACATATGAATAGGTAGTTTATCTCAGTACCTCGGATTGGAGAGGAAAACCCAAAATCAGGAAGTCCTCTTTTTTGGGTTTCTGTGACCATAGATCCCCACCATTCCGAATCCATGGGGATTTCTCATTCCAATTCCGAGGTCGTAGGCAACACGCAGAAACTCCTCTTCTCCCCGCATCTTGAAGTGGAACTCCCAAGCACGGGCATAAATGGGCTTTCCTGTTTTTTCATCCTTCTTGATGAAAAGCCTTTTGCTCTTCGGCATCCTGCTCAGGATTTTAATTTCAAGATCTCCCTCATAGGGCTCTCCGTAGACCATTAAGTACTTAGACTTGAGGTTCTCAAACACGAGTTCCTTCCACACTTCAGGCTCGTTCTCGAAAGGGCTGTTGGGCTGGCCTACAGGGGATAAGTCCCACTGCCTGAAACCGTTTGGTGGATTGTTGTGGTAAACGTTCACGGGCGAGAGGGTTGTGAGCTTCCTTCCGGAGAGGCGCTCGGGTGTTTTTACATGTTCAACCTCCGCGTCGAGAAGGCGTTTTCCAAGTATGTGGAGTCGCCCCCTGCCCAAGGCGAACCCGTTGATTAGGGCCTCAAGAACTGGCCATGCTGGAGAACTAACAAAAAGCTCCACATCACCAGACTCCACCAGCAGGCCGTTTTCTGTTTTCTCACCGTCTCCGATGGGAAACACACGAGAGGCAACGAACTTGATGTCCTTCTTGTTGTTGTGGATGCGCATTGCTATCCTTGGGTCTCCGAGCTTTATAGCATGAATAAGAAATGAGTAGAGTGGATGAGGGTAGTTGTAGGGGATAACAAAAGGCTCTTCGAAGTGGAGCAGGAGTTTAAGTCTCATCTATGAACGCCTCCATGCCTTCAACGACGCTCTGGGGTGGGGTTATACCTGCTCTCTTTGCAATCCTGAGTCCCTGGTAAAGTCCCTCTGGCCTCTCGTTGATGACCGCATCTATAACAGCCAAAACCGCCTCACTTTCCTTTCTGAGGAGCGCATCGAAGAACCTCACCGTGCGATAGGTGCTCCTCCTCTTCAGCTCCCAGAGAAAGTCCATGAGTTTCCCGATGTCTTCCTCACGGTAGGAGCGTATAGCTTGGTTGTTGCCATCTCTCTCAAGGGTGTACGACCTTATGAGGAGTGACTTTCTAGTCACGGTCTCAATGGCACTAAGGCTTTCAGTGTGGAGGAAATGGTAGAACAGCGCAAGGCGGGAGTTGGAGAGATAGCTCATGTTAGCCTCGTAGTAGTGGGGAAATTGCTTCTTTAAGTCTCTTAGGGCGAGTAGTTCAATGAGATTCAGGTCTTCCTGGGGTGCAACCTGATAAATGTGCACCCACGTTCTGTTGCCTTTGGCATATCTAATATAGGGAGTGTAGTAGTGAAACCCGACCCACGCGAGGGCATAGCTCAATGAATCAACTTTGAGGGGATTTCCTCCCTGAACCCCCATGTGCTTTGGTATGAATTTGCCCGCGGAGGGCATGAGAGTTATCGGGATAGGATACTTCCCTCCAACCTTTTTCCCTGTCCTTAGCTTCTCAAGGACATCCCCTAACCGCGATGGAACACTATCCCAGTAGGCGTTGTTCACGTTGGCTCCAGCGCTGAAGTCGGCGTCGCTTATGACTTTACCGCCCTCATGGGAACGGTAGTTGCCAATGGCGTAGTGGAGTGAGAGCATCTCATCCAGCGCGTCTATTAATCCCGCCCTGAAGTCACCGTCGCTTTCAACCGTATAATAACTCCTCTGAGCAGTCCCTTCTGGAATTAGAGTTACTTCCTTTGCTCCGCCCCGAACCGAGGTCTCAACGTAGCCGTAGGCAACGTAAAGGTCAAAGACCTCGTCGATGCCTGGGGTTTGGTAAGTCTCCACTCAGACCACCTCCAGCCACTCCGCCTCAATGACCTCCGAGAACTTAGGAGCCTCGCCTTCCCTCTCCTCGGCACCCTTGTAGTCGCACAAGACGAGCGGAATAAGCAGAGCACCAACGATTAAGCGGAGCTTTCCGGCATCAGGAAGGTGGCGCGCCTTCACACTCAGCTCCACAACCGTTTTAACGACGTCCCCTGGCCCCGCCGTGGGAACATCAACGTCCACACCGAGGTTCTCTCTGAAACTTTCCCTCAGGAACTCGTCCAGTTCTGGAACCACCCCGTCGAAGTTCCTCAGTTTGTCGAGGGCAACCTCTACCGACAGGGAGTCCCTGTCAAGGTTGGTAATCTGCCCCATGAGTATCGGCTCGTGATGGAGCATGACTACGAGGGAGCCGATGAACGCAGTCTTCTCATCGAAAAGCTGAGGGAGTATTTTCAGAGTGTAGTACGCGCTCACTAGCTCGTGCCTGAACCCCCTGAGCCTGGCTCTGTTCGCAAGGTAGTCCTGGTAAAGCCTTGCCCCCTTTCCGGAATCGTGGAGGGTTATCAGCGCTTTCATCAGCCTGTCGGCCTCTTCCCTACTCAATTCGACATCATAAGCCCTCATTGACCGGATTATTGAAGGAATATACTTATCCTTGACCCCCACCCAGGCCCTCAGCATGGTCTCAACGTGTTCTTCAAGGGGCTGTCCTCGGAATGCGAGAAGGCTCACTCTCTCACCCCCGCGAAGTCGAGAAGCGTGACCTGTCCTTTCCTCTTGGGCCTCCTCTGCCCGTTGGTTTTGGACGTTTTGGTTTTCTGGCTTGTCTTTGTCTCGTCCTCGCCCTCCGTTTCATTGTTTCCCTGCCAGAAACCAAGCTCTCTGCTGTAGCACTCACCGGACACGGCGTATATGGCGAGGGCCTTTGGACTCTTCTCACTAACCCCCTCCAGGACCCAGTGGTAGCGTTCCTTCTTTGTGTCCCACCTCCGAACGAGCTTCCCCGTTATGCAGTCCTTTAGTTTCCCCCAGTTGGCCCTTAGAAGCGAGTGGCTGACACGGATTACCCTGTTGACCTTGAACTTCAGCTCTCCTTCAGATTCATCGTCGAGAATGTAGAGCATCGAGTAAAGCTCGGGCCTGGAGCGTAGCTCGTATTCAGGCGGTATGGAGAAGAGTTTAAGCTCCCTGAAGTAAATGTAGGCCGAATGGAACTCCTTCGGCACGAGGTTATTAGCGTAGTGGAACCTGTAAACCCTGTCGAGGGCCTCCCTAGCTTTTTCAACGTCGTAGAGGTAACTCTCCAGGGAGCCAAGCTCGTCGTAGCTGAGGAGGAGCACCAGAGGGTCGTAGGGCAGGGTTTCGTAGGGAACCACGAGCAAATCCTTGGGGGATTTTTTCTTTTTGCCGAGTTCACTGACCGTCCGTGGAGTACCAATGTACCAGACGTTTTGTTTTTTCCCGGGGACATCTAGGGTAAGCTTGACGACGCGCTTGTAGTCCTTGTGATTATCGAACTCAACGAAAGGCTCGGTTTCGATTTTGGCCTTAATTTTCTCTCTAATTGTGCTCAATACCTCGGAAAAACCCTTAACCTCAGGAAATTCCCCGAGGTTCGCTTTTTCCACGAGAACTATCGCTTTCCCTACCTCTCCCTTTCTCCTCGCGCACCTTCCCACGCGCTGTATGAGCGCATCGAGGGGCGCTATGTCAGTCACGACGAGACCGACGTTGGGGAGGTCGAGGCCTGCCTCGACAACCTGGGTCGCTACGATGAGCCTGGCGCTATCAATGGCATTCTCCTTGTCCCTCCTGTCCCCCACCGCGAAGCGGCCGTGAATCAGGAGCGTTTCAACTCCAAGCTCTTTTGAGAGGGTCTTCAGCCAGAGGTAAGTCGTGATGGCCTTATCGACGGTGTTCCTGACTACAAGAACCCTCTTTCCATCAGAGAGTGCTTCCTTTATGTCATCGAGCACATCCTCAATCGTTCCCTCGACGACGCGGATGCTCACTTCACCTCTCTCTGGCTTTCTGACGTCAGATTTTTCAACCCCCACGACTTCGGACTCCCCGACAATCATTCTTCTCAGGGGGGTTGGAATCGTGGCACTCATCACAACTACTGGAACGTTGGCCTCCGAGAGTTGCCTGACAACGAGCGAGAGGAGCTTAGGCATGTAGAGCCCCTCGTCCTGGTACATCTGAACCTCGTCGAAGACGACCAAGCTTTGAGCTATGGCCCCCGCAGGGAATGTGAACCTCCTGCCAACGGTCCTGTGGGCGGCGAGACCGTAGAGAAAGGCGTCCCAGGTGGTGACGACAACCCATCCGAGGAAGGCGTGGGTCTGCTCAAGGCCGTACTCAACGGTCACGAGTTTTTCGGTGAGCTTTTTTGCTTCCTCCTCGGACTTCCCTTTAAGCTTCAGGACCTCTGTTAGAAGCTTACGTATTCTCTCTGCCTGCTTCTCAACTAGGGACCTCGTTGGAAGGACGTAGATTAGCCTCGAAACCGCCCAGGTTCCGTTGTGGGCCTCTGCCAGGAAGGGTATTACCGCCGCCTCGGTCTTGCCCCCTGCCGTGGGAACCTCTATCACCACCTTCCCACCATTTTTTATGATCTCCCAGACTCTCTCCCATGCCCTAAGCTGGTAGTCGTAAGGTTCGTATCTGGTTATGAGTTTGAAGAGTTCCCCAGTGCTCAGCTTCCCGGTAGCCATATCCCAAGCACCTCCCCGTTCAGTTCGATTGTACTCTCAACATCTGGAACCTTTGCTGTCCTCTCGTAGTAGACAACTCTCCTTCTCCTGCGTTCCTCGACAGGTAAGTAGAATGCTTCCTCTCTTCTGCCACCGTAGTCGGGAGACACGAGCATTGTTTCCGTGTGGATTCTGACGGTACCTCCGTTGCGGACCTTCTGGGTCAGGAGCTTTGAGATTTCACTGTAGGGGGCGTAGAACGCCAGAGGGGCCCTTTTTGCCACGGGCTTTGCAAAGCCCGCCCACACCACCGTTGCAAGGCTCTCGGTATCCCCGATAGTGTCAATCATCATCGCGGCCTTCAGGAAGAGTTTCTTTTCTTCTTCGGACAGCCCTTTGAAGGCATAGGCCACGAGAAGCTCGTGGGTAAAAACGTACTCCCTTCTCATGGCATCGTCTTTCTCTGCCTTCGACCCCTTCTCAAGGTTTCTTAGCCTCTTCAGGAGGAATGCCGTCTTGACCATAGGTGCCAACGGCGCGACTTCGACGGCTCTTACGTCCACCAGCTTCTCCTCGATATCTCCTACGGCTTTTCTGGCCACGTAGTCGAGGTTCTCTCCATTGGTTCCCCTCAACAGCACGAGTCCCCTCGCGAGAGCACCCTTAAGGGCCGATGGAGAGGGGAGTAGGAGGGAAGTCCTCACCTGGAACGAACGCCTGGCGACAGAATAAAGGGGAAAGCGGAGGCGCACGAGGAGGACGTCCATTCAGTCGCTCCCTCCGTTGGAATCCTTGTCGAGGGTTTCAACGAGTTTTCTAACGAGCTCCTCCACCGATGAAACCTTTTCGGCATCTTCTACAAAGCTGGTGTTATAGGCAAAGGCCTTGATGCTGAACCCCAGCTTGCGGGCGTTCTCAACTATCGCCCCATTTTCCGTGACATAGTCCTCGTAGAAGCCGTGGACGAGGGTGGGGATGGGTTCCTCACTCGCGACAGCTATGAACTCCTCGACCTTCATGAGCGGGAAGGAGCGCGCGAGGTTTGCACCAATGTAGCCGCTGAGCATGGGGACCAGCGCAAGCAGGGCGCTCTTAATCCTCTCCCTGCGCTCATTGTCTGAGATTACGCTACCGCCTGCAGTGTTCGACTGGGGAACTCCAACAAGGCCAAGGTCGAGCACAATCGAGAAGCCGTAAACTCCCGTCGCGTACTCTCTGCTGAATATCATCTGGGCGGTTCCTTCCTCCGAACTCCCACTTCCTATGGCGCCTTTTTCATTGACATCGACGCGGTTGTGCTTTATGGCATTTATAAGGCGCTCGCCCTCAACCTCCTTGATGAAGTCCTCCGTGGGGACTATGAACGATGTCTTAACGAGGGAAACTCTTCTCACTCCAGTCTTCGGGGCAAGGAAGCCGTGAACGTCCGCGTCAGCGAAGTTGGTTATGATATCTCCCTCATTCTTCAACTCGGCCTCTGTACCGTCCGCCTTCTTCGCTTTTGTTTCACCCTGTCCAAACCTCGTCCCATTGTACCTCAGGGCCCTTTCGGTGAGGTTGTTCTTGAAGGGTGTCCTCCTGAAGTGGTCCACGAAGCCAACAAAGTGCCAGTGCTTCACCATGTTGCCAGTTATGACAGGAACCTCAACGACAGCCCAGCCTTCATCGGTCTTGACCGTCACCTTTGCCTTAGTAACCTCCACGTAGTTGCTCCCCCCACCCCCCTGGGCGTTGAGAGAGTGGGCGTTTAGCCTAACCCTACCGCTTATCCGAACGTACATCAGTTTTCACCTCCAGTGGAGTTGTTCTGCCCCTCCTTGGGGCAGTGGTCCCAGTAGGCGAAGGCCCAGAGGGCCAGC contains:
- the cas2 gene encoding CRISPR-associated endonuclease Cas2, whose product is MYVVIVYDVAVGRVNRVKKFLRQHLHWVQNSVFEGEVTRAEFERIKATLLEIIDEDEDSIVIYKLRSMPAREVMGVEKNPMEDVI
- a CDS encoding PD-(D/E)XK nuclease family protein, yielding MNYPGEIEEFNERIRNAIAGKTPERKIWVTSLSFCLRKAALSVYLGTFRYERTGEMLVGSILHEWLGNAVSGDDIEFEVPVEYPLDEGWKLVGRVDAVKGDYLLEFKFRGFTAGDDESPKGPEEMKEPPKLAVEQLNTYLNMMEKERGYIYVFDKNGMNFKPFEVKRDKDQFQKMLGRARIVINGVKQLEAGGFPKWIKPRWKGECEECLFKPICDAVESR
- the cas1b gene encoding type I-B CRISPR-associated endonuclease Cas1b; translated protein: MRKHSKTVLSDGTLRKREGTLYLENRKGKLPLPIEEVYDIYIYGHVNITSQALHFLAQKGVAVHFFNHYGYYDGSFYPKEKLHSGDLVIRQAEHYLDPEKRLELARLFVKGSALNMEKNLKRWKVADGFSDMLGELFRELEDARKITEVMNVEARIRQEYYARWDEHLPEGFKIVKRTRRPPENEMNALISFLNSRLYATIVSELYNTQLVPTVSYLHEPGERRFSLALDLSEIFKPIIADRVANRLVKQGIIKKEHFRDDLNGVLLTKEGTKKVVEAYNEEMRRSVRHPNLKTNVTKQRLIRLEAYKLMRHFVGSGRYEPLVAWF
- the cas4 gene encoding CRISPR-associated protein Cas4 yields the protein MVTETQKRGLPDFGFSSPIRGTEINYLFICPTKLWYFSHGITMEHESELVDMGKFIHERRYGREEKEVWIGGIKIDFVRNGDILEVHEVKKSKTLEKAHRMQLLYVLYYLRSHGIEAKGFLHYPDLNEVIEVKLNGHENEIENAMNQVQRIKKLPFPPRAELKPICKKCAYYELCWV
- the cas6 gene encoding CRISPR-associated endoribonuclease Cas6 — encoded protein: MRLKLLLHFEEPFVIPYNYPHPLYSFLIHAIKLGDPRIAMRIHNNKKDIKFVASRVFPIGDGEKTENGLLVESGDVELFVSSPAWPVLEALINGFALGRGRLHILGKRLLDAEVEHVKTPERLSGRKLTTLSPVNVYHNNPPNGFRQWDLSPVGQPNSPFENEPEVWKELVFENLKSKYLMVYGEPYEGDLEIKILSRMPKSKRLFIKKDEKTGKPIYARAWEFHFKMRGEEEFLRVAYDLGIGMRNPHGFGMVGIYGHRNPKKRTS
- the cas8a2 gene encoding type I-A CRISPR-associated protein Cas8a2/Csa4 translates to METYQTPGIDEVFDLYVAYGYVETSVRGGAKEVTLIPEGTAQRSYYTVESDGDFRAGLIDALDEMLSLHYAIGNYRSHEGGKVISDADFSAGANVNNAYWDSVPSRLGDVLEKLRTGKKVGGKYPIPITLMPSAGKFIPKHMGVQGGNPLKVDSLSYALAWVGFHYYTPYIRYAKGNRTWVHIYQVAPQEDLNLIELLALRDLKKQFPHYYEANMSYLSNSRLALFYHFLHTESLSAIETVTRKSLLIRSYTLERDGNNQAIRSYREEDIGKLMDFLWELKRRSTYRTVRFFDALLRKESEAVLAVIDAVINERPEGLYQGLRIAKRAGITPPQSVVEGMEAFIDET
- a CDS encoding CRISPR-associated endonuclease Cas3''; the protein is MSLLAFRGQPLEEHVETMLRAWVGVKDKYIPSIIRSMRAYDVELSREEADRLMKALITLHDSGKGARLYQDYLANRARLRGFRHELVSAYYTLKILPQLFDEKTAFIGSLVVMLHHEPILMGQITNLDRDSLSVEVALDKLRNFDGVVPELDEFLRESFRENLGVDVDVPTAGPGDVVKTVVELSVKARHLPDAGKLRLIVGALLIPLVLCDYKGAEEREGEAPKFSEVIEAEWLEVV
- the cas3 gene encoding CRISPR-associated helicase Cas3', with product MATGKLSTGELFKLITRYEPYDYQLRAWERVWEIIKNGGKVVIEVPTAGGKTEAAVIPFLAEAHNGTWAVSRLIYVLPTRSLVEKQAERIRKLLTEVLKLKGKSEEEAKKLTEKLVTVEYGLEQTHAFLGWVVVTTWDAFLYGLAAHRTVGRRFTFPAGAIAQSLVVFDEVQMYQDEGLYMPKLLSLVVRQLSEANVPVVVMSATIPTPLRRMIVGESEVVGVEKSDVRKPERGEVSIRVVEGTIEDVLDDIKEALSDGKRVLVVRNTVDKAITTYLWLKTLSKELGVETLLIHGRFAVGDRRDKENAIDSARLIVATQVVEAGLDLPNVGLVVTDIAPLDALIQRVGRCARRKGEVGKAIVLVEKANLGEFPEVKGFSEVLSTIREKIKAKIETEPFVEFDNHKDYKRVVKLTLDVPGKKQNVWYIGTPRTVSELGKKKKSPKDLLVVPYETLPYDPLVLLLSYDELGSLESYLYDVEKAREALDRVYRFHYANNLVPKEFHSAYIYFRELKLFSIPPEYELRSRPELYSMLYILDDESEGELKFKVNRVIRVSHSLLRANWGKLKDCITGKLVRRWDTKKERYHWVLEGVSEKSPKALAIYAVSGECYSRELGFWQGNNETEGEDETKTSQKTKTSKTNGQRRPKRKGQVTLLDFAGVRE
- the cas5a gene encoding type I-A CRISPR-associated protein Cas5a; its protein translation is MDVLLVRLRFPLYSVARRSFQVRTSLLLPSPSALKGALARGLVLLRGTNGENLDYVARKAVGDIEEKLVDVRAVEVAPLAPMVKTAFLLKRLRNLEKGSKAEKDDAMRREYVFTHELLVAYAFKGLSEEEKKLFLKAAMMIDTIGDTESLATVVWAGFAKPVAKRAPLAFYAPYSEISKLLTQKVRNGGTVRIHTETMLVSPDYGGRREEAFYLPVEERRRRRVVYYERTAKVPDVESTIELNGEVLGIWLPGS